The Peribacillus sp. FSL P2-0133 genome has a segment encoding these proteins:
- a CDS encoding spore germination protein GerPE — protein sequence MFSRISKVKSISSKTLIFSSTMQIGDCSYIDGKSFALAIQKKSETFQSVDIHFEDYEISKRPFYIPRLNEPVISSFSNPNPFIRVGNINIIGISTSSVVGVGNVGHARMESRVKHIREIPKKTEETPIEGSTNTT from the coding sequence ATGTTTTCAAGAATATCAAAAGTAAAGTCTATATCTTCCAAGACACTCATTTTTAGCTCCACCATGCAGATTGGAGACTGTTCTTATATTGACGGAAAATCATTTGCCTTGGCAATCCAGAAGAAAAGCGAAACTTTCCAGTCAGTCGATATTCATTTCGAAGATTATGAAATTTCCAAGAGACCATTTTATATTCCGAGATTGAATGAACCAGTCATATCAAGTTTTTCAAATCCGAATCCCTTCATACGGGTCGGCAATATCAATATAATCGGGATATCAACCTCATCTGTAGTTGGTGTGGGGAACGTAGGCCATGCACGTATGGAATCAAGAGTGAAACACATTCGGGAGATTCCTAAAAAAACCGAAGAGACACCAATTGAGGGTTCAACCAACACCACTTAA
- the addA gene encoding helicase-exonuclease AddAB subunit AddA has product MSKTKIPALPGDVTWTEDQWKAIWAKDQDILVAAAAGSGKTAVLVNRIIQKVISEEDPIDVDELLVVTFTNASAAEMRHRVSEALEKAINDNPHSQHLRKQLSLINRASISTLHSFCLEVIRKYYYLTDIDPGFRIADSTEIQLLRDEVMEELFEEQYGQSDNEEFFNLVDAFTSDRNDDALQNIVRSLHDFSQSNPDPARWLDGAASMYELADDDGIDDLSFIDSLKFDIGLQMDTARDLLERSFALTKIPGGPAPRAENYIADLALVAKLSEVKDQSWNALYEEIQNVKFGTAKRLTGGDFIKEVTDEATKYRDKAKKIIKSLQEELFSRKPESYLRDIRELKGYVDTLVMLVKQFDDRFFAAKAEKNLVDFADLEHYCLQILTGETVDGERKPSAAAVEYRSQFKEVLVDEYQDTNLVQESILKLVTADGEYNGNLFMVGDVKQSIYRFRLAEPNLFLGKYTRFTHDGVDSGLKIDLNRNFRSRKEVLDGTNFLFQQLMGITVGEIDYDEDAQLKKGAPYPEDDLNPIELHLIDGTADPEAHSETEGSDGGFEAEELEKAQLEARQMAKLIKKAISEKHRIYDTKTKKYRSATYRDMVILLRSMPWAPQIMEEFKKQGIPVYANLSTGYFEATEVAIMISLLKVIDNPQQDIPLASVLRSPIVGLDEEEMSQVRLFHTGSYYEALADFYRKSDPEEHPGLYEKASAFYKKLVKWRKLARQEALSDLIWLLYRETQFYDFAGGMPGGKQRQANLRALYDRARQYEASSFRGLFRFLRFIERMQERGDDLGAARALGEQEDVVRLMTIHSSKGLEFPIVFIAGLSKQFNMMDLRKPYLLDKDYGFAAKYVNSELRITYPSLPQLAFKKKKQLELIAEEMRVLYVALTRAKEKLYLIASINDAEKTQQNWESNAAHGEWLLKDYVRAGAKSYLDWIGPSLARHRDSLGAAGLGLEMESHPSNWSISVIPSEELAVLDEEEALVQEQMLDHVQKSEKVGIVSEFYDDIKEQLEWEYPEHDATVYRSKQSVSELKRQYELKDEQSSTELLRKFKRPITKRPTFMQEKSLTPAERGTITHLVMQHIDLSKEITIQSIQELIVDLIQRELLTEEQKEAVDPETIVDFFDSEIGQRMQRAGSIRREVPFTMSLPAKEAYSDWAAGDEEILIQGVIDCIFEDEQGLVLLDYKTDTITGRFASGYEGAKEILADRYRMQLQLYTRAVEGIMNKKVTGRYLFFFDGSHLLEV; this is encoded by the coding sequence ATGAGTAAAACGAAAATTCCTGCTCTGCCAGGAGACGTGACTTGGACGGAAGATCAATGGAAGGCGATATGGGCTAAAGATCAGGACATTCTGGTTGCGGCCGCTGCAGGTTCAGGGAAAACAGCGGTGCTGGTCAATCGGATCATTCAAAAAGTCATTTCCGAAGAAGATCCAATCGATGTAGATGAACTGCTCGTCGTTACATTCACCAATGCCTCGGCTGCCGAGATGCGCCATCGGGTAAGTGAGGCATTAGAAAAAGCGATCAATGATAATCCGCATTCACAGCATTTGCGTAAGCAGTTGAGCTTGATTAATCGTGCTTCGATTTCCACACTTCATTCCTTTTGTTTAGAGGTGATCAGGAAGTATTATTATCTGACGGATATTGACCCGGGCTTCCGGATTGCAGATTCTACGGAGATCCAGCTGCTCCGTGATGAAGTGATGGAAGAGCTTTTCGAGGAGCAGTATGGCCAAAGTGATAATGAAGAGTTCTTTAATTTGGTTGATGCTTTCACAAGCGATCGAAACGATGATGCGCTTCAGAATATCGTTCGATCGCTTCATGATTTTTCGCAATCGAATCCTGATCCGGCCCGATGGCTCGATGGTGCTGCTAGCATGTATGAGTTGGCAGATGATGATGGGATTGATGATCTTTCGTTTATCGATTCATTGAAGTTTGATATTGGTTTACAAATGGACACTGCCAGGGACTTATTGGAACGCTCATTTGCGTTGACAAAAATCCCTGGGGGGCCGGCACCAAGGGCTGAGAACTATATAGCTGATCTTGCCCTGGTTGCTAAACTTTCGGAAGTGAAGGATCAATCCTGGAACGCTCTTTATGAAGAAATCCAAAATGTGAAATTTGGAACGGCAAAACGCCTTACTGGTGGAGATTTTATCAAAGAAGTTACGGATGAGGCTACCAAGTATCGTGATAAGGCGAAGAAGATCATCAAATCGTTACAGGAAGAGTTATTTTCCCGTAAACCGGAAAGCTATCTGCGTGATATAAGGGAGCTCAAGGGCTATGTCGATACACTTGTAATGCTTGTTAAACAGTTTGACGATCGATTCTTCGCTGCAAAAGCAGAAAAGAACTTGGTGGATTTCGCCGATTTGGAACATTATTGTCTTCAAATTTTGACAGGGGAAACTGTGGATGGTGAACGAAAACCTTCAGCGGCAGCCGTAGAATATAGGAGCCAGTTCAAAGAGGTACTCGTAGATGAGTATCAGGATACGAACCTGGTTCAGGAATCCATCTTAAAACTGGTGACGGCTGACGGCGAATATAATGGGAATCTTTTCATGGTTGGCGATGTCAAGCAGTCCATTTACCGTTTCAGGCTTGCGGAACCGAATCTCTTCCTTGGAAAATACACACGTTTTACTCATGATGGTGTTGATTCCGGACTGAAAATTGATTTAAACCGCAATTTCCGGAGCCGTAAGGAAGTTCTCGATGGGACCAATTTCTTGTTTCAACAGTTGATGGGCATTACAGTCGGTGAGATTGATTATGATGAAGATGCCCAATTGAAAAAAGGTGCCCCATATCCCGAAGACGATCTAAATCCGATCGAACTCCATTTAATTGATGGAACAGCCGATCCGGAAGCTCATTCGGAAACGGAAGGATCGGACGGCGGGTTTGAAGCCGAGGAGCTTGAAAAAGCACAGCTCGAAGCAAGGCAGATGGCCAAGCTCATTAAAAAGGCTATAAGCGAAAAGCATCGGATATATGATACGAAAACCAAAAAGTACCGATCTGCCACTTATCGAGACATGGTCATTCTTCTTCGATCGATGCCATGGGCACCGCAAATCATGGAGGAATTTAAAAAGCAGGGGATTCCAGTATATGCCAATTTATCGACAGGGTATTTTGAAGCGACCGAAGTGGCCATCATGATTTCCTTATTGAAGGTGATAGATAACCCGCAACAGGATATCCCATTGGCATCCGTTCTCCGTTCACCTATCGTCGGGCTGGATGAAGAAGAGATGTCACAGGTGCGTTTATTCCATACAGGAAGCTATTACGAAGCGCTAGCTGATTTTTACAGAAAGAGTGACCCGGAAGAACATCCGGGGCTTTATGAAAAAGCCTCTGCGTTTTATAAAAAACTAGTGAAGTGGAGGAAGCTTGCCAGGCAGGAAGCATTATCAGATTTGATCTGGCTACTATACCGCGAAACGCAGTTTTATGATTTTGCAGGTGGGATGCCGGGTGGCAAACAGCGTCAGGCCAATTTAAGAGCGCTCTATGACAGGGCAAGGCAATATGAAGCAAGTTCTTTCCGCGGTCTGTTCCGTTTCTTGCGTTTTATAGAAAGGATGCAAGAACGTGGGGATGATTTAGGGGCAGCTCGGGCTTTAGGGGAACAGGAAGATGTAGTCCGGCTGATGACGATTCACTCCTCAAAGGGGCTTGAGTTCCCGATCGTGTTCATTGCCGGCCTTTCCAAGCAATTCAATATGATGGATTTACGCAAGCCCTATTTACTGGACAAGGATTATGGCTTTGCGGCAAAGTATGTGAATTCCGAATTACGGATAACTTATCCATCCCTCCCTCAATTGGCTTTCAAGAAAAAAAAGCAACTTGAATTAATTGCCGAGGAGATGCGTGTCCTCTACGTGGCGCTTACAAGGGCTAAGGAGAAGCTTTATTTGATTGCCAGTATCAATGATGCTGAAAAAACGCAGCAGAACTGGGAAAGTAATGCGGCACATGGAGAGTGGCTATTAAAGGACTATGTACGGGCAGGTGCAAAAAGTTATCTTGATTGGATTGGTCCATCCCTTGCCCGACATCGGGATTCTCTTGGTGCTGCAGGTCTTGGCTTGGAAATGGAGTCGCATCCATCGAATTGGTCCATTTCCGTCATTCCAAGTGAAGAGCTTGCTGTTCTGGATGAGGAAGAGGCACTGGTTCAAGAGCAAATGCTTGATCATGTCCAGAAATCGGAGAAGGTCGGTATCGTTTCCGAGTTTTATGATGATATCAAGGAACAGCTGGAATGGGAGTACCCAGAGCATGATGCGACGGTGTATCGTTCCAAGCAATCCGTTTCTGAACTAAAACGTCAATATGAACTCAAGGACGAGCAAAGCTCCACAGAGTTGTTGCGTAAATTTAAGCGGCCTATCACGAAGCGGCCGACTTTCATGCAAGAAAAGTCACTGACCCCCGCTGAAAGGGGTACGATTACACATTTAGTCATGCAGCATATCGATCTATCTAAAGAGATTACCATTCAATCGATTCAGGAACTGATCGTTGACTTGATTCAACGTGAGTTGTTGACGGAGGAACAGAAAGAAGCTGTGGACCCTGAGACGATCGTCGATTTCTTTGACAGTGAAATCGGGCAAAGAATGCAGAGGGCCGGGAGCATTCGCCGTGAAGTGCCATTTACGATGTCGTTGCCTGCAAAGGAAGCTTATAGCGATTGGGCAGCTGGAGATGAAGAGATACTTATTCAAGGTGTGATCGATTGTATCTTTGAGGATGAACAAGGTCTTGTGCTCCTCGATTATAAAACGGATACCATCACCGGCCGTTTTGCTAGCGGGTATGAAGGGGCTAAAGAGATTCTTGCCGATAGATACCGGATGCAGCTTCAGCTTTATACGAGGGCTGTTGAAGGGATAATGAATAAGAAGGTAACCGGGCGTTACTTGTTTTTCTTTGATGGCTCGCATTTATTGGAAGTATAA
- the addB gene encoding helicase-exonuclease AddAB subunit AddB: MSLRFLLGRSGAGKTSNILDEIRSKLAEDPEGNPIIYLVPDQMTFLSEYKLIKTPGLAGMIRTQVFSFSRLAWRVLQETGGMSRLHLDSVGVNMLIRKIMDDKKEELKMFRRSADKQGFIAQMELMLAEFKQYCIQPDDIQNYLAETSQAGSGIQDKLHDLELVYQAFEDEMVNKYLDSEDYFTLLIEKMAGSSYIRDADIYIDGFYSLTPQELLIVEEMIKLCRSVTISLTLDQPYRQYAPDDLQLFRQTGNLYHHLYQAGLRNGIPISEDRILKGTERFGKSPGLNHLETYFAIRPAQTFEQSPDVTIAEAVNRRAEIEGVARDILSLVRQKQHRFSDIAILVRNGEAYADILQTVFRDYQIPLFVDSKRTMLNHPLIELIRSTLEIINGYWRYEPVFRAIKTELLFPLQNNHDRMREQVDKLENYVLARGIKGSRWTSKDRWTYRRFRGLELEDRNQTDKEMQLEQELNELKQLFTEPILKLSKRVKKAVNGRELCEALYLYLEELHVSEKLEKLKQEAEAAGDLVSAREHEQTWNAVVDLLDQFVELLSGEELSMKQFAVIIEAGLESLEFSLVPPAIDQVLVANLDLSRLDDVKTAFVIGLNEGVLPGKAVSDGIFSDSDREALLAGGLDVAPSSKVRLLDEEFTAYKAFTTPAEALYLSYPLADEEGKALLPSSYLKRVRDVLPNVSDVYYMNDPSDLPAEEQVKYAANHDVALSYLAAQLQLKKRNYPIHSLWWDVYNAIMDDEMAGPSATKVLSSLFYQNRTKKLSEETSKQLYGESILTSVSRMEMFNSCPFSHYAAHGLKLRERQIFRLDAPDIGEMFHGALKMISDYLKEHDIPWSALTPEQCLELARIAVERLAPKLQNQILLSTNRHHYLRRKLEHVIGRASIVLSEHAKVSGFAPVGLELGFGKNGELPPLSFTLKNGTKMELIGRIDRVDKAEEDEGVYLRVLDYKSSEKELNMSEVYYGLALQMLTYLDIVVTHSKSLIGKEAIPAGVLYFHVHNPVVKSKGMLSLDKIEEEIYKSFKMNGLVLDHSNVIQMMDTSLDIENSGKSDIIPAGFKKDGSLLAASKVASREEFSLLNHHVRRIYQEAGDRMVDGDVDITPYKLKEKTPCTFCSFKSVCQFDQSLEENQFRNLAQKKQNDVLELLRGEGENDE, translated from the coding sequence ATGTCACTCCGTTTTTTACTGGGAAGATCGGGTGCAGGGAAAACTTCGAATATATTGGACGAAATTCGCTCCAAATTGGCAGAAGATCCCGAAGGAAATCCAATTATCTACCTCGTTCCTGATCAGATGACGTTTCTATCTGAATATAAATTAATTAAAACACCAGGCCTTGCCGGAATGATCCGGACACAGGTTTTTAGTTTTAGCAGGCTTGCTTGGCGCGTTCTTCAGGAGACCGGGGGGATGAGCCGGCTGCATTTGGACAGCGTAGGCGTTAATATGTTGATACGGAAGATCATGGATGATAAAAAGGAAGAGTTAAAGATGTTTCGTCGTTCTGCTGATAAGCAGGGGTTCATTGCACAGATGGAGCTAATGCTGGCTGAGTTCAAGCAGTATTGCATCCAACCTGATGACATTCAAAACTATTTGGCCGAAACCTCGCAGGCTGGCAGCGGCATTCAGGATAAACTGCATGATCTTGAATTGGTCTATCAGGCTTTTGAGGATGAAATGGTTAACAAATATTTAGATTCAGAAGACTACTTCACTTTGCTGATCGAGAAAATGGCAGGTTCTTCCTATATAAGGGATGCGGATATATATATTGATGGTTTTTATAGTTTGACTCCACAGGAATTATTGATTGTGGAAGAAATGATCAAGCTGTGCAGGAGTGTAACGATCTCGCTGACGTTAGATCAGCCCTACAGACAATATGCTCCGGATGATTTACAGTTGTTCAGGCAAACGGGAAATCTATATCATCACCTTTATCAGGCTGGATTGAGGAATGGCATACCGATTTCAGAAGATCGAATCTTAAAAGGAACGGAAAGGTTTGGAAAGAGCCCAGGACTGAATCATCTGGAAACTTATTTTGCCATTCGACCTGCACAAACTTTTGAGCAGTCGCCTGATGTAACGATCGCCGAGGCAGTTAACCGCAGAGCCGAGATCGAAGGAGTTGCCCGGGACATCTTGTCGCTGGTCAGACAGAAGCAGCACCGTTTCAGTGATATTGCGATTTTAGTCCGGAATGGAGAAGCGTACGCAGATATTTTACAAACTGTTTTTCGGGATTATCAAATTCCCTTGTTCGTCGATTCCAAACGGACGATGCTGAATCATCCTCTGATTGAGCTGATTCGTTCCACTTTGGAGATCATCAATGGCTATTGGCGCTATGAGCCGGTATTTCGTGCCATCAAGACGGAGCTTCTATTTCCGCTGCAAAATAACCACGATAGAATGCGCGAACAGGTAGATAAGCTGGAAAACTATGTGCTGGCCCGTGGCATTAAAGGAAGCAGGTGGACGTCCAAAGATCGTTGGACCTACCGGCGCTTCCGCGGACTGGAACTCGAGGACCGGAATCAAACGGATAAGGAAATGCAGCTTGAGCAAGAGTTGAATGAGCTGAAGCAATTATTTACCGAGCCCATCTTGAAGCTCTCAAAACGTGTTAAAAAGGCTGTTAATGGCAGGGAATTGTGTGAAGCCCTTTATCTATATCTTGAAGAATTGCATGTATCGGAAAAATTGGAAAAGCTGAAACAAGAGGCAGAAGCAGCAGGTGATTTGGTATCGGCAAGAGAGCATGAGCAAACATGGAATGCAGTTGTCGACCTATTGGATCAATTCGTTGAACTGCTGAGCGGGGAAGAGCTTTCCATGAAACAGTTTGCAGTTATCATTGAAGCTGGTCTGGAGTCGCTTGAATTTTCTTTGGTACCGCCGGCAATTGACCAAGTATTGGTCGCTAATCTAGATTTATCCCGTCTGGATGATGTGAAGACAGCTTTTGTCATCGGCCTGAACGAAGGGGTTTTGCCAGGAAAAGCTGTATCTGACGGGATATTTTCAGATAGTGATCGTGAGGCGCTGCTGGCTGGTGGACTTGATGTTGCCCCAAGTTCAAAAGTGCGCCTGCTGGATGAGGAGTTTACAGCGTACAAAGCCTTTACTACGCCTGCTGAGGCCCTTTATTTATCATATCCGCTTGCCGATGAGGAAGGAAAGGCACTTTTACCCTCATCTTATTTGAAACGGGTAAGGGACGTATTGCCGAACGTGTCCGATGTGTATTATATGAACGATCCGTCCGATCTGCCTGCTGAGGAACAGGTGAAATATGCTGCAAATCATGATGTTGCCCTATCGTACCTGGCTGCCCAATTGCAGCTGAAAAAAAGGAACTATCCAATCCATTCACTATGGTGGGATGTATATAATGCCATTATGGATGATGAAATGGCCGGTCCTTCAGCAACTAAGGTTTTATCGAGTCTTTTTTATCAAAATAGAACAAAGAAATTATCTGAGGAAACAAGTAAGCAATTATACGGTGAGAGCATTCTTACAAGTGTATCCCGGATGGAAATGTTCAATAGCTGCCCGTTTTCCCATTATGCCGCTCATGGCTTGAAATTGCGGGAACGGCAAATTTTCCGTTTGGATGCCCCGGATATAGGCGAGATGTTCCATGGAGCGTTGAAAATGATTTCCGATTATTTAAAGGAACATGATATTCCATGGTCTGCATTGACCCCGGAACAATGCTTGGAACTGGCCAGAATTGCTGTGGAGAGACTTGCTCCTAAACTCCAAAATCAGATTTTGTTAAGTACGAACCGCCATCACTATTTACGCCGGAAACTGGAACACGTGATTGGACGGGCCTCGATCGTATTAAGTGAACATGCAAAGGTGAGCGGTTTTGCCCCAGTCGGATTAGAACTTGGATTCGGAAAAAATGGCGAGCTTCCTCCACTTTCTTTCACATTGAAAAACGGTACGAAGATGGAACTGATCGGGCGGATCGATCGCGTGGATAAAGCGGAAGAAGATGAGGGTGTCTATTTGCGTGTGCTCGATTATAAGTCGAGTGAAAAGGAACTGAACATGAGTGAAGTGTATTATGGACTCGCGCTGCAAATGTTGACATACTTAGATATCGTCGTCACCCATTCCAAGTCGCTTATAGGAAAAGAAGCGATTCCAGCCGGCGTTTTGTATTTTCATGTGCATAATCCTGTTGTCAAATCAAAGGGAATGCTCAGTTTGGATAAAATTGAAGAAGAAATTTATAAAAGTTTTAAAATGAATGGACTTGTACTAGATCATTCAAATGTCATTCAGATGATGGATACCTCGCTTGATATTGAAAATTCGGGTAAGTCGGATATCATTCCAGCTGGATTTAAAAAGGACGGATCGCTCCTTGCGGCTTCCAAAGTTGCCAGCAGGGAAGAGTTCTCGCTTCTGAATCATCATGTGCGCCGTATTTATCAGGAGGCTGGTGATCGAATGGTCGATGGTGATGTGGATATAACGCCATATAAATTAAAGGAAAAAACGCCATGTACCTTCTGTTCCTTTAAATCTGTATGTCAATTCGACCAGTCACTGGAGGAAAACCAATTCAGGAATTTGGCACAGAAGAAACAAAATGACGTTCTTGAGCTATTAAGGGGGGAGGGAGAGAACGATGAGTAA
- the lepB gene encoding signal peptidase I, translating to MEKTNKNSLSDWIKPAMIAFVIYILIRTFFFSSYDVEGKSMQPTLEDGNKLVVNKINYQIHDINRFDIIVFHANSQEDYVKRVIGIAGDQIRYKDDWLYVNGKKVDEPYLEKFKEGFPEQDFTGDFTLKELTDVTKVPEGKLFVMGDNRLESADSRHFGYIPVENVVGKVDVRYWPVKDFNYKFTGE from the coding sequence ATGGAAAAAACAAATAAGAATTCTTTATCCGATTGGATAAAACCAGCGATGATAGCTTTTGTTATTTACATCTTAATCCGTACATTTTTCTTTTCAAGCTATGATGTTGAAGGGAAGTCGATGCAGCCGACCCTAGAAGATGGAAATAAACTTGTCGTGAATAAAATCAATTACCAGATTCATGATATCAACCGCTTTGACATTATTGTTTTTCATGCGAATTCACAAGAAGATTATGTTAAGCGAGTTATAGGGATTGCAGGTGACCAAATTCGTTATAAAGATGATTGGCTTTACGTAAATGGTAAGAAAGTGGATGAGCCTTATCTTGAGAAATTCAAGGAAGGTTTCCCGGAACAGGACTTTACGGGTGATTTTACATTAAAAGAATTGACGGATGTAACCAAAGTTCCGGAGGGCAAACTTTTTGTCATGGGTGATAATCGTCTTGAAAGTGCTGACAGCCGTCACTTTGGTTATATACCGGTTGAAAATGTTGTTGGTAAAGTGGATGTTCGATATTGGCCGGTCAAAGATTTCAATTATAAATTTACAGGTGAATGA
- a CDS encoding spore gernimation protein GerPD, which produces MEFNVTNHQLCVGDIKITGVASSALFLIGDVQTVQLSSAFDTPPESLIIGPFVPFAPKG; this is translated from the coding sequence ATGGAGTTTAATGTAACCAATCACCAGCTTTGCGTAGGAGATATTAAAATTACCGGTGTAGCAAGCTCTGCTTTATTTCTCATAGGGGATGTACAAACGGTCCAACTATCTTCCGCATTCGATACCCCGCCGGAATCCCTTATCATCGGACCATTCGTCCCATTTGCTCCAAAAGGATAA
- a CDS encoding spore germination protein, with product MPAIVGPVQIFNIAEGNLLFGDAAVISPKSSSKTVTGSGSANTAAIVFTANGLNGSNVLDVNGVDQPITGNN from the coding sequence ATGCCAGCTATTGTCGGTCCAGTCCAAATATTCAATATCGCGGAAGGAAACCTGTTATTCGGGGATGCAGCCGTCATTTCGCCGAAATCTTCCAGCAAAACTGTCACCGGATCTGGTTCAGCTAACACAGCTGCAATCGTTTTTACGGCCAATGGCCTGAATGGTAGTAATGTCCTTGATGTCAATGGGGTCGACCAGCCCATTACAGGGAATAATTAG
- a CDS encoding TVP38/TMEM64 family protein has product MDLDTIREWFTLDHISALIQQYRSFGPIPGILLPMLEAFLPFLPLVVFVLANATAFGLWWGFLFSWIGAVAGSFLIFWIIRRYGQTRFFRFLQKHKQVQRLMVWVESHGFGPLFILLCFPFTPSAIVNIVAGLSKVSPLQYGLAVVGGKAVMIFTISFVGYDLVSLIHKPVRTIIIGIVIFILWYVGKRLEVRLNKSMKREEGQ; this is encoded by the coding sequence ATGGATTTGGATACTATACGTGAGTGGTTTACACTTGATCATATATCTGCACTTATTCAGCAATATCGCTCATTCGGTCCAATTCCCGGGATCTTACTGCCGATGCTGGAAGCTTTTTTGCCCTTTTTGCCTTTAGTGGTGTTCGTGCTTGCTAATGCAACGGCTTTTGGCCTATGGTGGGGATTTTTATTTTCTTGGATTGGTGCGGTAGCGGGTTCTTTTTTGATCTTTTGGATTATTAGAAGATATGGACAAACGAGGTTTTTCCGATTTTTGCAAAAGCATAAACAGGTGCAGAGGTTGATGGTTTGGGTGGAAAGCCATGGATTCGGTCCTTTGTTCATATTGCTCTGCTTCCCTTTTACACCTTCGGCCATCGTTAATATCGTGGCAGGACTTTCAAAAGTCAGTCCCTTGCAATATGGACTTGCAGTAGTGGGAGGGAAAGCGGTGATGATTTTTACGATCAGCTTCGTAGGTTACGATTTAGTATCCTTAATTCATAAACCTGTGCGTACGATCATTATCGGGATCGTCATCTTTATCCTATGGTATGTGGGGAAAAGACTTGAAGTCCGGTTAAATAAAAGCATGAAGAGGGAAGAAGGGCAATAA
- the trpB gene encoding tryptophan synthase subunit beta — protein sequence MTSEIKSKGYFGEFGGSFVPGELQEVMDILETEFLKYKDDPEFIEEFQYYLKEYVGRENPLTLAKNLTKKVGGAKIYLKREDLNHTGAHKINNAIGQILLAKRMGAKRIIAETGAGQHGVATATACAMFGMECVIYMGKLDTERQALNVFRMELLGAKVVAVEKGQGRLKDAVDEALNDLVQNYENTFYLLGSAVGPHPYPTIVKHFQSIISEESKRQILEKEGKLPTAIIACAGGGSNAIGAFAHYIDEENVRLIGVEPSEAPSISQGVPAVLHGFKSLTLVDEQGEPKPTFSIAAGLDYPSVGPEHSFLKDSGRAEYVTVKGEEALEAFQVLSKTEGIIPALESSHALAHALELAKELTREDILIVNLSGRGDKDVEQVFNMLEK from the coding sequence ATGACGAGTGAGATCAAGAGTAAGGGGTACTTTGGTGAGTTTGGTGGAAGCTTCGTACCAGGTGAACTTCAGGAAGTTATGGATATTTTGGAAACGGAATTCCTGAAATACAAGGATGACCCGGAATTCATTGAGGAGTTTCAATATTATTTGAAAGAATATGTCGGGCGCGAAAATCCGTTAACACTTGCGAAGAATTTAACGAAAAAGGTTGGCGGGGCAAAAATATACTTGAAGCGTGAGGATCTGAATCATACAGGTGCTCACAAAATTAATAATGCGATCGGACAAATCCTGCTCGCTAAACGGATGGGTGCTAAACGCATCATAGCAGAAACGGGCGCGGGGCAGCATGGTGTGGCGACTGCGACAGCATGTGCGATGTTTGGCATGGAGTGTGTGATCTATATGGGTAAGCTGGATACGGAGAGGCAGGCATTGAATGTCTTTCGGATGGAATTGTTGGGGGCAAAGGTCGTAGCGGTCGAAAAGGGACAGGGTCGATTGAAGGATGCCGTTGATGAGGCATTGAATGATTTGGTGCAAAACTATGAAAATACTTTTTACTTGCTTGGTTCAGCAGTGGGACCACACCCATATCCAACGATCGTTAAGCATTTTCAATCAATCATAAGTGAAGAATCAAAGCGCCAGATCCTTGAAAAGGAAGGAAAGCTGCCAACTGCCATCATTGCTTGTGCAGGAGGGGGAAGTAATGCAATTGGTGCTTTTGCTCATTATATCGATGAAGAAAATGTCCGTTTAATTGGTGTAGAGCCAAGTGAAGCACCAAGTATTTCGCAAGGTGTCCCGGCAGTATTGCACGGATTCAAAAGTTTGACGTTAGTGGACGAACAAGGGGAACCAAAACCGACATTTTCCATAGCAGCCGGATTGGATTACCCAAGCGTAGGACCCGAGCACAGTTTTTTGAAAGATAGCGGACGGGCGGAGTATGTAACGGTTAAAGGGGAAGAAGCTCTTGAGGCTTTTCAGGTATTATCCAAAACAGAGGGAATCATTCCAGCTCTCGAAAGCTCACATGCTCTAGCTCACGCCTTGGAGCTGGCGAAAGAGTTGACAAGAGAGGATATACTGATCGTCAATTTATCAGGCAGGGGAGACAAAGATGTCGAGCAAGTATTTAACATGTTAGAAAAATAG